One Tomitella gaofuii DNA segment encodes these proteins:
- a CDS encoding penicillin-binding transpeptidase domain-containing protein, which produces MPTPPRRGRSTVRAAAACGGAVVLLCSSACSLTLGAPSDPMRDFVMAVNDHDLAEAAALTDDPAAAEQALTATFQGMGDSTAHLSTLESLRGTLTTHIAWKLPDGNKTETTGTIGRLEGGKVPWSPHIIDSRLQPGGRLVYSRDLDLESPVIDRNRNAIMQWQTVTDVAIALDAPPADVAALADVLHGVDPTITAETITAGIAETEQELSASAHDAAAGGPAAPSPGRYVVITLRPADIDPLREDLDAIASVALPQRGRLLTVDPAVHSPALDGIPEVWRGILAESAGWSVDIDNPGHQDDVRVQAKSPEDVQNVPTTMDLDVQKAAQLAVDSATRPAAIVALTPSKGGVLAVAQNAAASARGPVALNGLYAPGSVFSLVTVSAALGTSGTGTDDIVGCPAHATVDGRTVFNPDDLDLGLVTLTQAFAAPCLTTLASLTGELPDGALPDTAEALGIGADFDTPGLTTLTGSVPPTEPGAARVEAGIGQGPVAASPFGMAVVAATLADDGDRFTPMLVVGKKATVADPPTTVSEDTANAVRLMMHEAVAAGNASALRDIDGLAGVAGTAEVTDRRAHGWFVGILGDMAFAVFVQGADSSQPATDVTRAFLDALGATPDHGS; this is translated from the coding sequence ATGCCGACTCCGCCCCGCAGGGGACGCAGCACAGTGCGCGCCGCGGCGGCGTGCGGCGGCGCCGTCGTGCTCTTGTGCTCCTCCGCGTGCAGCCTGACGCTCGGCGCTCCGTCCGATCCGATGCGCGATTTCGTCATGGCCGTCAACGACCACGACCTCGCGGAGGCCGCGGCCTTGACCGACGATCCGGCCGCCGCCGAGCAGGCGCTCACCGCGACGTTCCAAGGCATGGGGGACTCCACCGCACACCTGTCGACGCTCGAATCTCTGCGTGGCACGCTCACCACCCACATCGCCTGGAAGTTGCCCGACGGCAACAAGACCGAGACCACCGGCACCATCGGCCGCCTCGAGGGCGGCAAGGTGCCGTGGTCGCCGCATATCATCGACTCGCGGCTGCAGCCCGGTGGGCGGCTCGTCTACTCGCGGGATCTCGACCTCGAGAGCCCCGTGATCGACCGCAACCGCAACGCCATCATGCAGTGGCAGACGGTCACCGACGTCGCCATCGCGCTCGACGCACCGCCCGCGGACGTCGCCGCGCTGGCCGACGTCCTGCACGGGGTCGACCCCACGATCACCGCGGAGACGATCACCGCCGGGATCGCGGAGACGGAGCAGGAACTGTCCGCGTCGGCACACGACGCCGCGGCAGGAGGCCCCGCGGCACCATCGCCGGGCCGCTACGTGGTGATCACCCTGCGGCCGGCGGACATCGACCCGCTGCGCGAGGACCTCGACGCCATCGCCTCCGTCGCGCTGCCCCAGCGCGGCCGGCTGCTCACTGTGGACCCGGCGGTGCATTCCCCGGCCTTGGACGGCATCCCTGAGGTGTGGCGCGGAATCCTCGCCGAGTCGGCCGGGTGGTCCGTCGATATCGACAACCCGGGACACCAGGACGATGTCCGGGTGCAGGCGAAATCGCCCGAGGACGTCCAGAACGTGCCCACCACGATGGACCTGGACGTGCAGAAGGCCGCCCAGCTGGCTGTGGACTCCGCCACCCGGCCGGCGGCGATAGTCGCACTCACACCGTCGAAAGGCGGGGTGCTCGCGGTGGCGCAGAACGCCGCCGCCTCCGCCCGCGGCCCCGTCGCGCTCAACGGTCTCTACGCCCCGGGGTCCGTGTTCTCCCTGGTCACGGTGTCCGCAGCGTTGGGCACCTCGGGGACCGGCACGGACGACATCGTCGGCTGCCCCGCGCACGCCACCGTCGACGGCCGCACCGTGTTCAACCCCGACGACCTGGACCTGGGCCTCGTGACGCTGACCCAGGCCTTCGCCGCTCCCTGCCTCACCACGCTGGCGAGCCTCACCGGAGAGTTGCCGGACGGCGCACTCCCGGACACGGCCGAAGCGTTGGGCATCGGCGCCGACTTCGACACGCCGGGGCTGACCACGCTCACCGGTTCGGTGCCGCCCACCGAACCCGGCGCCGCACGGGTCGAGGCCGGCATCGGGCAGGGTCCGGTGGCAGCGAGCCCGTTCGGCATGGCCGTGGTCGCGGCGACTCTGGCCGACGACGGCGACCGCTTCACTCCGATGCTCGTCGTCGGCAAGAAGGCCACCGTCGCCGACCCGCCGACCACCGTGTCCGAGGACACCGCCAACGCAGTGCGCCTGATGATGCACGAGGCCGTCGCCGCGGGCAATGCGTCCGCGCTGCGCGACATCGACGGACTCGCCGGCGTGGCGGGAACGGCCGAGGTGACCGACCGGCGCGCGCACGGCTGGTTCGTCGGGATCCTGGGCGACATGGCGTTCGCGGTGTTCGTCCAGGGCGCCGACTCCTCACAGCCCGCCACCGACGTCACCCGCGCGTTCCTCGACGCCCTGGGCGCCACCCCCGACCATGGCTCCTGA